In Halobacteriovorax marinus SJ, the following proteins share a genomic window:
- a CDS encoding ChaN family lipoprotein translates to MKTNIQKVRKNIYNYMKNKAHALEGNLSPELISYQRSQNRYSNRDFLISSFQNLVKSLKKSKVIYLGDFHSFDQSSRNFQRIMRPLSKSKLPLTLGVEFVHIEHQKHIDNYLANNITEIEFLENINYYESWRFPWAQYKVFFELARESGHRILALNSIGSLSARDKRAAKILVQYMKDHPKDKLLVLFGEYHITPSKLPKQVLTRSKEKFTQTIVHQNLDKVYWKLEDTQMGRKKTQVIEFDENEFSIQSSAPWVKYESMIYWYENLLEDPDFDIHQYMMESGLKSFTENANDTFLFLTEKMLGALNFKIPSSYIEDFNLHDHQKMSFILKKAEAIKSKSVSKYFKNLVIKGRSFKVPNTNDYYCSNYSINRLSYLGGVHIWHLKRKLDKLQTVATLSSNSQEKRFTFLVYQFCYAYFCSKIINPYRKCDLYADIFEKSRMKENKDTHYYKLCLELIEYDHIEIDINKTIKGLSLDKVYKIAKIIGYMFGDLFFDFHFEKNSKKYLSINEILCEKEIEEENYIDLCKALLPKRKYKAYKKRFF, encoded by the coding sequence ATGAAGACGAATATACAAAAAGTAAGAAAGAATATTTATAATTATATGAAGAATAAGGCCCACGCCTTAGAGGGAAACCTATCCCCAGAGCTGATCTCTTATCAGAGAAGTCAGAATAGATATTCTAATAGAGACTTCCTTATCTCGAGCTTTCAAAACTTGGTCAAATCTTTAAAGAAGTCCAAGGTCATCTACCTCGGTGACTTCCACTCTTTTGATCAGAGCTCTAGAAACTTCCAAAGAATCATGCGACCTCTATCTAAGTCAAAGCTTCCCCTCACACTTGGGGTTGAGTTCGTCCATATCGAACACCAAAAGCATATAGATAATTACCTCGCTAATAATATTACCGAAATTGAATTTCTAGAGAATATCAACTATTACGAATCATGGCGCTTTCCATGGGCACAATATAAAGTCTTCTTTGAACTGGCGCGCGAGAGTGGCCATAGAATACTCGCACTTAACTCTATAGGTTCTCTCTCAGCTAGAGACAAGAGAGCAGCTAAAATTCTAGTCCAATATATGAAGGATCATCCTAAGGATAAACTTCTTGTTCTCTTTGGTGAGTACCATATCACTCCTAGTAAACTCCCTAAGCAGGTTCTCACTCGCTCAAAAGAGAAGTTTACTCAGACTATCGTTCACCAAAACCTAGACAAGGTCTATTGGAAGTTAGAGGACACCCAAATGGGGAGAAAGAAGACTCAAGTCATTGAGTTTGATGAGAACGAATTCTCAATTCAATCTTCTGCTCCATGGGTTAAGTATGAAAGTATGATCTACTGGTATGAAAACTTACTCGAAGACCCCGATTTTGATATTCATCAATATATGATGGAGTCAGGGCTTAAGTCCTTTACAGAAAATGCCAACGACACTTTTCTTTTTTTGACAGAGAAAATGCTGGGGGCCCTTAACTTTAAAATACCTAGCTCATATATCGAAGACTTTAACTTACACGATCATCAAAAGATGAGTTTTATTTTAAAGAAGGCCGAGGCCATAAAGTCAAAGTCGGTCTCAAAATACTTTAAAAATCTCGTCATAAAGGGTCGAAGTTTTAAGGTTCCAAATACAAATGATTACTACTGCTCAAACTATTCTATTAATAGACTCTCCTATCTAGGAGGAGTTCATATTTGGCATCTAAAGAGAAAGCTAGATAAGCTTCAGACTGTCGCGACACTTTCTTCAAACTCTCAAGAAAAGAGATTCACCTTCTTAGTCTATCAATTTTGTTACGCCTACTTCTGTTCTAAAATAATTAACCCTTATAGAAAGTGTGATCTCTATGCTGATATTTTTGAAAAATCACGCATGAAAGAAAATAAAGATACTCACTACTATAAGCTCTGCCTTGAGCTTATAGAGTATGATCATATTGAGATTGATATAAATAAAACTATAAAGGGACTATCTCTAGATAAGGTTTATAAGATTGCAAAGATAATTGGCTATATGTTTGGAGACCTCTTCTTTGACTTTCACTTTGAAAAGAACTCCAAGAAGTACTTATCAATAAATGAGATACTTTGTGAAAAAGAAATTGAAGAAGAGAATTATATAGATTTATGTAAGGCCTTGCTTCCGAAGAGAAAGTACAAGGCCTATAAGAA
- a CDS encoding RsmD family RNA methyltransferase has product MSIKILGGLVKGQALLVPKGDLIRPTSVMLRRKIFDARQDLSGFHFVDLCAGSGAMGLEALSRGASSLKLIEPNAKVFALTKKNLSSILKFSKDLGTGELIRSDAFKFLQSFLISYKNFDQETQESTILFLDPPYELHQVYFDCLELILSSGYCGEVWIESDQQKGVKLSELEKMFPDSKVYRQGTSFILMVR; this is encoded by the coding sequence ATGTCGATTAAAATATTAGGGGGGCTCGTCAAAGGACAGGCCCTTTTAGTTCCTAAGGGTGACCTTATTCGCCCGACCTCTGTAATGCTCAGGAGAAAAATTTTTGATGCTAGGCAAGACCTAAGTGGTTTTCACTTTGTCGATCTCTGTGCAGGTAGTGGTGCCATGGGACTTGAGGCACTTTCTAGGGGAGCAAGTTCTCTTAAATTAATTGAGCCCAATGCAAAAGTCTTTGCGTTAACTAAGAAGAATTTGTCTTCTATTTTAAAATTCTCGAAAGATCTTGGAACGGGGGAGTTAATTAGGTCTGATGCATTTAAGTTTTTGCAGAGCTTTTTAATTTCCTATAAGAACTTTGATCAAGAGACTCAGGAATCAACTATACTCTTTTTAGATCCTCCCTATGAACTCCATCAAGTTTATTTTGATTGCTTAGAGTTAATTTTAAGCTCGGGTTACTGTGGGGAAGTTTGGATAGAATCTGATCAGCAAAAAGGGGTAAAGCTCAGTGAGCTGGAAAAGATGTTTCCTGATTCTAAAGTCTATCGCCAGGGAACAAGTTTTATTCTCATGGTTCGCTAG
- the coaD gene encoding pantetheine-phosphate adenylyltransferase, whose product MKKKAVYAGTFDPFTNGHDDILKRALNLFDEVTVLVAVSPSKTPLFSAEQRVKMLEEHFKDDTQVRVDSWSGLLVDYAKKNNINTIIRGLRPTGDFEVEFQMASMNNKLYPEIETVFLMTEGQNYYISSSLIKEIYKHDGDVSEFVPAVINKWLVKA is encoded by the coding sequence ATGAAGAAGAAAGCTGTCTATGCTGGAACATTTGATCCTTTTACAAATGGACATGATGATATTTTAAAAAGAGCTTTGAATCTCTTTGATGAAGTCACTGTTTTAGTTGCCGTTTCTCCTAGTAAAACACCTCTCTTCTCTGCAGAGCAAAGAGTGAAGATGCTCGAGGAACATTTTAAAGATGATACTCAGGTTAGAGTTGATTCTTGGAGTGGACTGCTTGTTGATTACGCCAAGAAAAATAATATTAATACGATTATTAGAGGACTGAGACCTACTGGAGATTTTGAGGTTGAGTTTCAAATGGCGTCTATGAATAATAAACTTTATCCAGAAATTGAAACAGTCTTTCTCATGACTGAGGGACAGAATTATTATATTTCATCATCGCTCATTAAAGAGATATATAAGCACGATGGTGATGTGAGTGAATTCGTTCCAGCGGTAATAAATAAGTGGCTAGTGAAGGCCTGA